In Nostoc edaphicum CCNP1411, the sequence GTCTGAGACTGCCAAGGAAATTAAAAATAAAGCAGCAGAAATCCAGTCTCAGCCCTCAGTAGTCAACAACTTTGCAAAGTTAGCAGAGGAGATAAAAGCAGAGAAAGGTGCAATGGTTGCCCAACAAATCAACATTGAGAAACAGACTAATACTTACAACTGACTACAGTCGTCTCAAGGGGAGGATGGGACAAAGTTAACTCCTAATGACTGGCGTAAAGTCTGCCGTGAAATGCTAGCAGAACGGCGAAAGCTGACTACAAATCCTCTGACATCAACTGAAGGAGTCGCCCTACAAGTTGATGATGTTTACGTACCACTGGGATTAGTTGAGCGCAAAAAACAATCTAAACGTCAGGGTGATGTTTCTCCAGAACAGGGGTCAGAACTGTACAAGGAGACAGAAATCACTAAAACGTTTGAGCATGATGCTTTTCTTGAAGAAGTTCTCAAACAGAAGAACACGCCTAAAAGTCAAGGTAAGCGGATTGCGATTATTGGCGAACCAGGAGCAGGAAAGACAACACTTTTACAGCAGATTGCTGATTGGGTATCTCGTGAGATTCACCAGTCAATTGTCATTTGGGTATCTTTAGCAGATTTGCGAGAAAAGGAACTCAAATCTTATCTGTTTGAGACTTGGTTGACTCAGGTTGCTGAGAAAAAAGGGAAAGCTGAAGCCACTAAGCAACTGAAGGATAATTTTGTTGCTTTATTTAAGCAAAATAATGTGTGGTTACTGCTAGATGGGTTAGATGAAATGTCCGCATCTAATCCTCTAACAGAAATTGCACGGCAATTTCGTGAAGGAGGGTTAATTTCTCAAGCACGAATTGTGCTAACTTGTCGCGTTAATTTGTGGGATGGCAGCATTAATGCACTTGATGATTTTGATACCTATCGCAGTTTAGATTTTTCTTATCCACAACAGGTAGAAAGATTTATTGACAAATGGTTCGCTGCTATCCCCGAAATTGGGAAGCAGTTATGCACTGCCCTGAAAAAATCAGGTAAGGAACGGATTCAGGATTTAGTGAAAAATCCTCTGCGGTTGACGCTGCTGTGCTTGAATTGGCAATCAGGAGATGGAAAATTACCGGATACTCAAGCGGGACTTTATCAGCAATTTGTTGATGACTTCTACAAGTGGAAAAAAGAAGAATTTGCTACAAACTCTCACCAGCGTCAGCAACTCAATATCAAATTGGGGGAATTAGCTAAAGAAGCAATAGACAAAGAAGCAACCCGTTTTCGCTTGCGGGAGGATTTTGTTAATCACTTTTTGGGATATGTTGATGATGAAAATTCGCTGCTGAAATTGGCACTAAAGTTAGGCTGGGTAAACTGTGTAGGGATAGATACAAATAGAAAACCTGTTTACTCTTTCTTTCATGCCTCATTTCAAGAGTATTTTGCTGCTACAGCAATTGATGATTGGCATTTCTTTCTCGATCATGTTCCCAAAAATCCCAGCCAAGGGACTTATCGCATCTTTGATCCGCAATGGAAACAAACAATATTACTTTGGTTGGGGCGAGAAGAAGAAAACCTCAAAGATAAAAAGCAACAATTTGTTGATGCTTTGGTCAACTTTAAAGATGGATGTGATAAGGGTAATAGAGAAAATGTAGATAAAGGATTTTATGAATATCGCGCCTATTTTTTAGCCGCGGCAGGAATTGCAGAGTTTAGAGGTTATTCTAGAGCTGATGAAATACTAGCGCAAATTGTCAAGTCAGGCTTTGGTTATTTTAATATCAATAAACAGGAGTGGACTGAATTTATTGATCCAATTCAAGAGGAAACTAGGTCTGTATTGCAACAAACAGACCGTACAAAAGCGATCTCCACCTTGGTGCAACTGCTGCAATCAACTAATGTGTCTGACTTCACCCGTAGGCTGGCAGCATATAGTTTAGAGGAAATCGACCCTGGCAATGAAATTGCGATCTCCGCCTTGGTGCAACTGCTGCAATCAACTAATGTGTCTGACTCCACCCGTAGGCAGGCAGCAGAAAGCTTAGGGAAAATCCGCACAGACAATGAAATTGCGATCACTGCCTTGGTACAACTGCTGCAATCAACTAATCTGGATGACTCTATCCGTAAGCTGGCAGCAGATAGCTTAGGGGGAATCGACCCTGGCAATGAAATTGCGATCGCCGCCTTGGCGCAACTACTGCAATCAACTAATCTGGATGATGAGACTCGTTGGCAGGCAGCAGAAAGCTTAGGAAAAATCGGTATGGGCAATGAAAAAGCGATCGCTGCTTTGGTGCGACTGCTGCAATCAATAAATGTGGACGATAACACTCGTAGGCAGATAGCACAGAGCTTAAGACAAATTGGCACTGGCAATCCAGAAGTGATTACAGCTTTGGTACAACTGCTGCAATCCCCAGATGTGGATGATAACACCCGTATTCAGACGATATCTAGCTTAGGAAAAATCGGTACAGACAATGAAATTGCGATCGCCGCTTTAGTGCAAATACTGCAATCAAATCACCTAGATGACTCCATCCTATGGCCAGCGGCATTGAGCTTAGGGATGATTGCCACAGGCAATAAAAAAGCGATTGCTGCTTTGATGCAACTGCTGCAATCAAATGATGTAAATGACTTTACCCGTAGCCAAGCTGCATCTAGCTTAGGGCACATAGACCCTGGCAATGAAATTGCGATCACCGCCTTGGTGCAACTGCTGCAATCAACCACTGTAGATCACACCCGTTTGCAGGCAGCACAAACTTTAGGGCACATAGACCCTGGCAATGAAATTGCAATCGCTACCTTGGTGCAGCTGCTGCAATCAACTAATGTGGATAACTCTACTCGTACACAGGCAACATCAAGCTTAAGGCAAATCGACCCAGGCAATAAAATTGCGATCATTGCCTTGGTGCAACTGTTGCAATCAGAAAATGTTGATGAGTCTACCCGTTGGCAGGCAGCAGAAAGCTTAGGGCAAATTGGCACAGGCAATGAAATTGCGATCACTGCCTTGGTACAACTACTGCAATCAACTGATTTACATGACTCCACCCGTTGGCAGGCAGTATCAAGCTTAGGGCAAATCGGTACAAGCAATAAATTTGCGATTACTGCATTGGTGCAATTGCTGCACTCCCAAGATGTGGATGACGATACACTTTGCCAGACAGCATTAAGCTTATGGGAAATCGATACTGGTAATG encodes:
- a CDS encoding HEAT repeat domain-containing protein, which produces MLAERRKLTTNPLTSTEGVALQVDDVYVPLGLVERKKQSKRQGDVSPEQGSELYKETEITKTFEHDAFLEEVLKQKNTPKSQGKRIAIIGEPGAGKTTLLQQIADWVSREIHQSIVIWVSLADLREKELKSYLFETWLTQVAEKKGKAEATKQLKDNFVALFKQNNVWLLLDGLDEMSASNPLTEIARQFREGGLISQARIVLTCRVNLWDGSINALDDFDTYRSLDFSYPQQVERFIDKWFAAIPEIGKQLCTALKKSGKERIQDLVKNPLRLTLLCLNWQSGDGKLPDTQAGLYQQFVDDFYKWKKEEFATNSHQRQQLNIKLGELAKEAIDKEATRFRLREDFVNHFLGYVDDENSLLKLALKLGWVNCVGIDTNRKPVYSFFHASFQEYFAATAIDDWHFFLDHVPKNPSQGTYRIFDPQWKQTILLWLGREEENLKDKKQQFVDALVNFKDGCDKGNRENVDKGFYEYRAYFLAAAGIAEFRGYSRADEILAQIVKSGFGYFNINKQEWTEFIDPIQEETRSVLQQTDRTKAISTLVQLLQSTNVSDFTRRLAAYSLEEIDPGNEIAISALVQLLQSTNVSDSTRRQAAESLGKIRTDNEIAITALVQLLQSTNLDDSIRKLAADSLGGIDPGNEIAIAALAQLLQSTNLDDETRWQAAESLGKIGMGNEKAIAALVRLLQSINVDDNTRRQIAQSLRQIGTGNPEVITALVQLLQSPDVDDNTRIQTISSLGKIGTDNEIAIAALVQILQSNHLDDSILWPAALSLGMIATGNKKAIAALMQLLQSNDVNDFTRSQAASSLGHIDPGNEIAITALVQLLQSTTVDHTRLQAAQTLGHIDPGNEIAIATLVQLLQSTNVDNSTRTQATSSLRQIDPGNKIAIIALVQLLQSENVDESTRWQAAESLGQIGTGNEIAITALVQLLQSTDLHDSTRWQAVSSLGQIGTSNKFAITALVQLLHSQDVDDDTLCQTALSLWEIDTGNENAIAALMHLLQSSNVSDFNRKHAAFSLGKILQNNKDRFEAVKALSGYWRLNNNYYYYLAWECSQNMTYPDFYQAWHQHNFATRAMRSLKKILFTRI